The DNA region TTCGAAATCGGAAAGGGTAAAGCAGAAAGCCATCGGCCTCTATCATCTTTTGATCAATAAAAGTTACGACAAGGATAAAACGGGTTATCTGGAAGCTTTCACGCGCGATTGGCAGCCGCTCGGCGATCTTAGGCTAAGCGCTAAGGATGCCAACGAGAAAAAGACCATGAACACCCATCTGCACGTACTGGAAGCTTATACCAACCTGTACCGCATCTGGCCCGATGACGGACTTAAGCGGCAGATTGAAACCCTGATCAGTAACTTTTTAGAGCATTTTATTGATGCTGAAACCGGGCACCTCGTACTGTTTTTTGATGAAGACTGGAACCGCCGGTCGGAAACCATATCGTATGGGCACGATATTGAAGCCACATGGCTTTTACTGGAGGCCGCCGAAGTTATCGGCAATCAGGAAATGATTACAAAGGTCAGCAGCATTTGTATGGCGATAGCAGAAGCAACTGTACAAGGTTTAGATGTTGATGGTGGCTTATGGTATGAATATGAACCGGCAGATGATCATCTCATCAAAGAAAAACACTGGTGGGTACAGGCCGAAGCTATGGTAGGTTTTTACAACGCCTGGCAGATTAGCGGTAATGATAAATACTTTAATTTGGTCCTTAAAAACTGGGCTTTTATAAAAGATAAAATACTGGATAAACAGCATGGTGAATGGGTTTGGGGC from Mucilaginibacter sp. SJ includes:
- a CDS encoding AGE family epimerase/isomerase; translated protein: MINNMSMPITNISNHQLAIFSTELTGELKNILNYWLNHTVDDVNGGFWGKINNDNQVTPGAPKGSVLNARILWSFSAAYNQNPDEAYLQAAKRAYDYIKAHFVDDEFGGVYWSVDYKGNMPDTKKQVYANAFTIYALSEYYIASKSERVKQKAIGLYHLLINKSYDKDKTGYLEAFTRDWQPLGDLRLSAKDANEKKTMNTHLHVLEAYTNLYRIWPDDGLKRQIETLISNFLEHFIDAETGHLVLFFDEDWNRRSETISYGHDIEATWLLLEAAEVIGNQEMITKVSSICMAIAEATVQGLDVDGGLWYEYEPADDHLIKEKHWWVQAEAMVGFYNAWQISGNDKYFNLVLKNWAFIKDKILDKQHGEWVWGVGADGSTMPGEDKAGLWKCPYHNSRACIEIIRRIGPINER